The following are encoded together in the Hydractinia symbiolongicarpus strain clone_291-10 chromosome 14, HSymV2.1, whole genome shotgun sequence genome:
- the LOC130625141 gene encoding uncharacterized protein LOC130625141, which produces MAGINREVILALLLLDEEEEEDREDPPRNCWVQPWLGNRECLVAFHTIFNEIKNDEKKCRGYIRMNNAQFEYLVGLLSEDLQKQDTNMRNSITPAELVCVALRYLATGETFRSLEFQFRVSRKRISAAVMEVSEAIIKRLGPTFLSTPKTQGEWLDISRKFNERWNFPNGLGALDGKHIVIQQPPNSGSHYRNYKGTDSVVLMALVGPEYEFLYVEVGANGRNSDGGIWDQCNLKKALDSGSLNLPEVCNLPGRNNKVPYVITGDDAFPLKNYLMKPYPQKNLTVNKRIFNYRLSRKRRISENGFGILANRWRIFRRPINLEPEKVSTITMATMALHNWQRSKSSVGKIELPIGLVDRENERGEIIEGAWREDTPTGTWFSLSNDIYGNRSSNQAKAIRDEFTEYFVMEGAVRWQWHCARVDI; this is translated from the coding sequence ATGGCAGGAATAAACAGAGAAGTTATTTTAGCTTTACTTTTGTTggacgaagaagaagaggaagatcgTGAAGATCCACCAAGAAATTGCTGGGTGCAACCGTGGCTTGGGAATAGAGAGTGTCTTGTCGCTTTTCATACAATCTTCAACGAAATAAAAAACGATGAGAAGAAATGTAGAGGGTATATACGTATGAATAACGCTCAATTCGAATACCTAGTCGGTCTTCTTTCTGAGGATTTGCAGAAACAAGATACAAATATGAGGAATTCTATCACACCAGCTGAGCTCGTTTGCGTGGCCCTACGTTACTTAGCGACTGGTGAGACTTTCAGGTCTTTAGAATTTCAATTCAGAGTGTCAAGAAAAAGAATTTCAGCAGCTGTTATGGAGGTATCTGAAGCTATCATAAAGAGGTTGGGTCCAACCTTCCTTTCAACTCCGAAAACACAGGGGGAATGGCTAGATATCTCCAGAAAGTTCAATGAGCGTTGGAACTTCCCAAATGGATTAGGTGCTCTCGATGGGAAGCATATCGTCATTCAGCAGCCCCCAAATTCAGGGTCTCATTACCGAAACTATAAAGGGACAGACAGTGTAGTGCTCATGGCTCTTGTCGGGCCAGAATATGAGTTTCTTTATGTGGAAGTTGGAGCGAACGGTAGAAATTCTGATGGAGGTATATGGGACCAATGTAATTTAAAGAAGGCGCTAGACAGTGGATCGCTAAATTTACCAGAGGTTTGCAATTTACCAGGTCGAAACAACAAAGTGCCGTATGTGATAACAGGAGATGATGCGTTTCCTCTTAAGAATTACCTGATGAAGCCTTATCCACAAAAAAATCTGACAGTAAACAAACGCATCTTCAATTATCGACTGTCACGAAAGAGAAGAATTTCTGAAAACGGATTTGGGATATTGGCAAATCGGTGGCGCATTTTTCGTCGACCTATAAACTTAGAACCAGAAAAGGTTTCTACCATCACAATGGCAACAATGGCATTGCATAACTGGCAGAGGAGCAAAAGTTCTGTGGGCAAAATTGAGCTACCAATTGGTCTTGTCGACCGAGAGAATGAGCGTGGTGAAATTATCGAAGGTGCTTGGAGAGAAGATACTCCTACTGGCACATGGTTTTCACTGTCCAATGACATTTACGGCAATCGATCTAGTAATCAAGCCAAAGCAATAAGAGACGAGTTCACGGAGTATTTCGTAATGGAAGGTGCTGTACGCTGGCAGTGGCATTGCGCTAGAGttgacatttaa